The Vibrio gallaecicus genome contains a region encoding:
- the proQ gene encoding RNA chaperone ProQ — translation MENTEKLKNSKEVIAYVAECFPKCFTLEGEAKPLKIGIFQDLAERLSEDEKVSKTQLRAALRQYTSSWRYLHGVKVGAERVDLDGNACGVLEEEHVEHAKTTLAESKAKVQARRKEQAQKAREEGKAKPKAKKAQQPRRQAPKAPKVEKPVETRALNADEFIAGKEVNVNMGKGNMAATIVEINKEDVRVQLANGLQMVVKAEHLRA, via the coding sequence ATGGAAAACACTGAAAAGTTAAAAAACAGCAAAGAAGTTATCGCATATGTTGCTGAATGTTTCCCTAAATGCTTTACTTTAGAAGGTGAAGCAAAACCACTTAAAATTGGTATTTTTCAAGATCTTGCTGAACGTCTTAGTGAAGATGAAAAAGTAAGTAAGACACAGCTTCGCGCAGCGTTAAGACAGTACACTTCATCATGGCGTTACCTGCACGGCGTAAAAGTTGGTGCAGAACGTGTAGATCTAGACGGTAACGCTTGCGGTGTATTAGAAGAAGAACACGTTGAGCATGCAAAAACTACGCTTGCTGAAAGCAAAGCTAAAGTTCAAGCTCGTCGTAAAGAACAAGCACAAAAAGCACGTGAAGAAGGCAAAGCAAAACCAAAAGCGAAGAAAGCTCAACAGCCTCGTCGCCAAGCGCCTAAAGCACCGAAAGTAGAAAAACCTGTAGAAACACGAGCTTTAAATGCTGATGAGTTCATCGCTGGCAAAGAAGTGAATGTGAACATGGGTAAAGGAAACATGGCTGCGACCATTGTTGAAATCAATAAGGAAGATGTGCGTGTTCAGTTAGCAAACGGCCTACAAATGGTTGTTAAAGCGGAGCACTTGCGCGCTTAA
- a CDS encoding GAF domain-containing protein: MKIEHYQRLTKQAAALIESEPDFIANLANISALLFMELDDLNWAGFYLLKEDELVLGPFQGQPACVRIPVGRGVCGTAVSTNSIQRIYDVHEFEGHIACDAASNSEIVIPFSINGKVAGVLDIDSPKIGRFSEIDEEGLTFFMVEVEKLLNSHANKA; encoded by the coding sequence ATGAAAATAGAACATTACCAGCGCTTAACCAAACAGGCAGCTGCGTTAATTGAATCTGAACCAGATTTTATTGCAAATCTAGCCAATATCAGTGCATTACTGTTTATGGAGTTAGATGACCTTAACTGGGCTGGTTTTTACTTACTAAAAGAAGACGAATTGGTTTTAGGCCCTTTCCAAGGTCAACCTGCTTGTGTTCGAATTCCTGTGGGTCGTGGCGTTTGTGGAACTGCGGTTTCAACAAACAGTATTCAGCGTATTTATGATGTGCATGAATTCGAGGGACACATAGCATGTGACGCTGCAAGTAACTCTGAAATCGTTATTCCTTTTTCTATTAATGGAAAAGTGGCGGGCGTATTAGATATCGATAGCCCAAAAATTGGTCGATTTAGTGAAATTGATGAAGAAGGTTTAACGTTTTTCATGGTGGAAGTGGAAAAGCTGCTCAATTCGCACGCGAACAAAGCATAA
- the pepN gene encoding aminopeptidase N gives MAHNPQAKFRKDYQSPSHLISDIDLTFDLHDTASIITAVSSVTQQKESSTLVLDGENLKLVSVSVNGQPWESFEQSDTNLTLNDLPKEFELIIVTDVDPEGNSALEGLYKSGGAFCTQCEAEGFRRITYYMDRPDVLAKFTTTVIADKAVYPFLLSNGNRVDEGEAENGRHWVKWQDPHPKPAYLFALVAGDFDVLRDDYTTKSGRKVDLEIFVDKGNLDRASHAMVSLINSMKWDEDRFDLEYDLDIYMIVAVDFFNMGAMENKGLNIFNSKFVLANDQTATDTDYLGIEAVIGHEYFHNWTGNRVTCRDWFQLSLKEGLTVFRDQEFSSDLGSRSVNRINNVRTIRGPQFAEDASPMSHPIRPEKVIEMNNFYTLTVYEKGSEIIRMMHTLLGETNFQKGMKLYFERHDGTAATCEDFVLSMEDASGVDLSQFRLWYSQSGTPTLVVTSSYDEDAKTYTLKVVQSTPPTHEQEDKQPLHIPLDIELYTQSGDVIELQCNGNTVRNVLDVKDSENTFVFENVSVRPIPSLLREFSAPVKLEYDYSDEELIFLMVNARNEFSRWDAGQMLLAKYIRTNILNVQQGKPFELSAGVVDAFRGVLLSDSLDPAFIAEMIALPNHNEVFGWYVRVDIDAIASVLKSMKLTLAVELEDELAAVYHSHAQAEYNVEHASIGKRTLRKVCLGYLAFTEQGNDLVVALYESSNNMTDTMAAMGAANAAQLECRESLMSDYSDKWKHDGLVMDKWFALQGTNPDENVLDKIKESMNHQAFSLKNPNRTRNLVGAFLNQNPVHFHDKSGKGYEFAGEILRELNSSNPQVASRLIDPLLKYRLYDEARQALIKKELESLKAMDNLAKDLFEKVTKALEA, from the coding sequence ATGGCGCATAACCCGCAAGCCAAATTTCGTAAAGATTACCAATCACCTTCACATCTTATATCAGACATCGATTTAACTTTCGACCTGCATGATACTGCTTCAATTATCACTGCAGTTTCAAGCGTCACTCAACAGAAAGAAAGCTCAACGTTAGTATTAGATGGTGAAAACCTTAAGCTTGTATCCGTTTCTGTAAACGGCCAGCCGTGGGAATCTTTTGAGCAATCAGATACAAACCTGACACTCAATGACTTACCGAAAGAGTTTGAACTAATAATCGTAACGGATGTTGACCCTGAAGGTAACAGTGCCTTAGAAGGTCTGTACAAATCTGGAGGTGCCTTCTGTACTCAATGTGAAGCAGAAGGCTTCCGCCGCATTACTTATTACATGGATCGACCTGATGTTCTAGCAAAATTCACGACAACGGTGATTGCAGACAAAGCTGTTTATCCATTCTTACTTAGTAACGGTAACCGAGTAGACGAGGGTGAAGCTGAAAATGGTCGTCATTGGGTTAAGTGGCAAGATCCGCATCCAAAACCAGCATATCTATTTGCTCTAGTTGCAGGTGATTTTGATGTACTGAGAGATGACTACACGACAAAATCTGGTCGTAAAGTTGATCTGGAAATTTTTGTTGATAAAGGAAATCTAGACCGAGCTAGTCATGCGATGGTTTCGCTTATTAATTCGATGAAGTGGGATGAAGATCGTTTCGACTTAGAATACGATTTAGATATCTACATGATTGTTGCTGTAGATTTCTTCAACATGGGGGCAATGGAGAATAAAGGGCTAAATATCTTTAACTCTAAGTTTGTTCTAGCTAATGATCAAACGGCAACAGATACTGATTACTTAGGCATTGAAGCAGTTATTGGGCATGAGTACTTCCATAACTGGACAGGTAACCGTGTTACTTGTCGTGACTGGTTCCAACTGAGCCTGAAAGAAGGTTTAACGGTATTCCGTGATCAAGAGTTTTCTTCTGACTTAGGTTCTCGCTCAGTTAATCGAATTAATAATGTTCGTACTATTCGTGGTCCTCAATTCGCTGAAGACGCAAGCCCGATGTCTCACCCAATTCGTCCTGAAAAAGTGATTGAAATGAATAACTTCTATACGCTAACTGTGTATGAGAAGGGTAGTGAGATCATTCGTATGATGCATACACTACTTGGTGAGACTAATTTCCAGAAAGGTATGAAACTTTACTTTGAGCGTCACGATGGCACAGCTGCAACTTGTGAAGATTTCGTTCTTTCAATGGAAGATGCTTCAGGTGTGGATTTATCTCAATTCCGTTTATGGTATAGCCAGTCTGGTACGCCTACATTAGTTGTAACAAGCAGTTATGATGAGGATGCTAAGACTTATACATTAAAAGTAGTTCAATCAACTCCTCCAACTCATGAGCAAGAAGATAAGCAGCCATTACATATCCCGTTAGATATTGAACTATATACTCAGTCTGGCGATGTTATTGAGTTACAATGTAACGGAAATACAGTGCGTAACGTACTTGATGTTAAAGATTCTGAGAACACATTCGTGTTTGAAAACGTATCGGTAAGACCAATTCCTTCTCTGCTACGTGAATTTTCAGCGCCAGTTAAACTGGAGTATGATTACTCTGACGAAGAACTTATTTTCTTAATGGTTAATGCTCGTAATGAGTTTTCTCGTTGGGATGCTGGTCAAATGTTACTGGCAAAGTACATTCGTACGAATATTCTTAATGTACAACAAGGTAAGCCGTTTGAACTTTCTGCGGGAGTGGTTGATGCATTCCGTGGAGTTTTACTAAGCGATTCACTAGATCCTGCATTCATCGCTGAAATGATCGCTCTACCAAACCATAATGAAGTATTTGGCTGGTATGTTCGTGTCGATATTGATGCTATTGCTTCAGTTCTAAAATCAATGAAACTTACCCTTGCTGTAGAGTTAGAAGATGAACTTGCTGCGGTTTACCATAGCCATGCGCAGGCAGAATATAATGTAGAGCATGCATCAATTGGTAAACGCACATTAAGAAAGGTTTGTTTAGGGTATTTAGCATTTACCGAGCAAGGAAATGACTTAGTTGTTGCTCTGTATGAAAGTTCTAATAACATGACTGATACAATGGCAGCTATGGGCGCTGCAAATGCTGCCCAGTTAGAGTGCCGTGAATCACTTATGTCTGATTACAGTGACAAGTGGAAACATGATGGTCTGGTTATGGATAAGTGGTTTGCTTTGCAAGGAACTAACCCTGATGAAAATGTGCTAGATAAAATTAAAGAAAGCATGAATCATCAGGCATTTAGCTTGAAAAATCCTAACAGAACTCGTAACTTAGTTGGTGCATTTTTAAATCAGAACCCTGTTCATTTCCATGACAAATCAGGTAAAGGTTATGAATTTGCAGGTGAAATATTGAGAGAACTCAATAGCAGTAACCCTCAGGTGGCTTCACGTCTTATCGACCCGCTACTAAAATATCGTTTATATGATGAAGCACGCCAAGCTTTAATCAAGAAAGAGCTTGAATCTCTAAAAGCGATGGATAATTTAGCAAAAGATCTTTTTGAGAAGGTTACAAAAGCTTTAGAAGCTTAA
- the prc gene encoding carboxy terminal-processing peptidase produces MKCRSKLTLIAASLWLAASSAQALEAKLNLDDLPLLAPEVQHETASKRVTSRFTRSHYKHFNLNDDFSKAIFNRYVEMLDYNRNIFTQADMDSLEPLSIQLDEQLKSGNNQVAFDVYNLSMQKRFERFQFALSLLDTEIKFDVDESIELDRSEAAWPANTKEVNELWRKRVKYDALNLKLTGKEWPEIQEVLEKRYNNAMKRITQSRNEDAFQLYMNAFSREVDPHTSYLSPRNAEQFQSEMNLSLEGIGAVLQMTDDYTVIRSLVAGGPASSSKQLGEGDRIVGVGQDGEEVVDVIGWRLDDVVQLIKGPKGTKVKLQILPDGKDAKSHVVTIVRDKIRLEDRAVKSEVIEKDGRKIGVLEVPSFYVGLSKDTDKLITELKKTGVDGIIVDLRNNGGGALTEATALSGLFIEEGPVVQVRDSYGRVKVNSDTDGEISYQGPLTVLVNRYSASASEIFAAALQDYGRAIILGENSFGKGTVQQHRSLNHIYDLFDKELGYVQYTIQKFYRINGGSTQNKGVIPDIAYPTPVDPAETGESVEDNALPWDSIDKAKYQVLQRNESEIAKLTKAHELRISGDMEFGFIEADIAKFKADKDDNQLSLNEKVRKQESDDAETLRLERINLRQKANKLDAFASLDDVPKDYEVPDAYLDESVSIMVDMIKK; encoded by the coding sequence ATGAAATGCCGTTCAAAATTGACACTGATTGCTGCTAGCTTATGGCTAGCGGCATCATCAGCTCAGGCTTTAGAAGCCAAACTTAACCTAGATGACTTACCTCTTCTTGCTCCAGAAGTTCAACACGAAACTGCGAGCAAACGCGTTACTTCTCGATTTACGCGATCTCACTATAAACATTTCAATCTCAACGACGATTTTTCCAAAGCTATTTTTAATCGTTACGTAGAGATGCTTGACTACAACCGTAATATTTTTACGCAAGCCGACATGGATTCTCTTGAGCCTTTATCTATTCAATTAGATGAGCAGCTTAAGTCGGGTAATAATCAGGTAGCTTTTGATGTTTATAATCTATCTATGCAGAAGCGTTTTGAACGTTTTCAATTTGCCTTATCACTTCTTGATACTGAAATTAAGTTTGATGTAGATGAAAGCATTGAGTTAGATAGAAGTGAAGCAGCTTGGCCTGCCAATACCAAAGAAGTTAATGAATTATGGCGAAAACGCGTTAAATATGACGCATTGAACCTAAAGTTAACGGGTAAAGAGTGGCCTGAAATTCAAGAAGTGTTAGAAAAGCGTTACAACAATGCGATGAAACGTATCACTCAATCGCGTAACGAAGATGCTTTTCAGCTTTACATGAATGCTTTCTCTAGAGAAGTAGATCCTCATACTAGCTATCTTTCTCCTCGTAATGCAGAACAATTTCAGTCAGAGATGAATCTATCTCTTGAAGGGATCGGTGCTGTTTTACAAATGACTGACGATTACACTGTTATCCGCTCTTTAGTTGCTGGAGGGCCTGCGTCTAGCAGTAAACAACTAGGCGAGGGTGATAGAATTGTGGGTGTTGGACAAGATGGCGAAGAAGTGGTTGATGTCATTGGATGGCGTCTAGATGATGTTGTCCAGTTGATCAAGGGCCCTAAAGGGACAAAAGTGAAGCTGCAGATATTGCCTGATGGTAAAGATGCAAAAAGTCACGTTGTCACTATTGTTCGAGATAAAATTCGTTTAGAAGACCGTGCTGTTAAGTCCGAAGTGATTGAAAAAGATGGACGTAAGATTGGTGTTTTAGAAGTACCAAGCTTCTATGTTGGTCTATCGAAAGACACTGATAAGTTAATTACTGAACTTAAGAAAACCGGTGTTGATGGCATTATTGTTGATCTTCGTAACAACGGCGGTGGTGCATTAACTGAAGCAACGGCTTTATCTGGCTTGTTTATCGAAGAAGGACCCGTGGTCCAGGTTCGTGACAGCTACGGTAGAGTTAAAGTAAACAGTGATACTGACGGTGAAATTAGTTATCAAGGTCCACTTACTGTTTTAGTGAATCGTTACAGTGCTTCTGCGTCTGAAATTTTTGCTGCAGCATTGCAAGATTACGGACGTGCGATCATTTTGGGTGAAAACTCATTTGGTAAAGGTACCGTGCAGCAACACCGTTCTTTGAATCATATCTATGACTTGTTTGATAAAGAGTTAGGGTACGTTCAATATACTATTCAGAAATTCTACCGCATTAATGGTGGCAGTACGCAGAATAAAGGTGTTATTCCGGATATTGCTTATCCAACTCCCGTTGACCCTGCTGAAACTGGGGAAAGTGTTGAAGATAATGCTTTGCCTTGGGATAGCATTGATAAAGCAAAATACCAAGTGTTACAGCGTAATGAATCTGAAATAGCTAAATTGACGAAAGCTCATGAGTTACGTATTTCTGGTGATATGGAATTTGGTTTTATTGAAGCAGATATTGCAAAATTCAAAGCTGATAAGGATGACAACCAGTTATCATTAAATGAGAAAGTGCGTAAGCAAGAAAGTGATGACGCTGAAACACTGCGGTTAGAGCGTATCAATTTACGTCAGAAAGCAAATAAGTTAGATGCTTTTGCTTCACTTGATGATGTACCTAAAGACTATGAAGTTCCTGATGCCTATCTTGATGAGTCAGTATCAATTATGGTCGACATGATCAAAAAGTAG
- a CDS encoding DUF2835 domain-containing protein encodes MNHYHFSLNITYQNFLAHYSGAASSVQVVTTTGLRLQLPATRFRPFLTQIGVKGLFRLTTDHNNKFIKLEAL; translated from the coding sequence ATGAATCATTATCACTTTTCATTGAACATTACTTATCAGAATTTTTTAGCACATTACTCAGGAGCAGCAAGTAGTGTGCAAGTTGTAACGACAACGGGTTTAAGGCTTCAATTGCCAGCAACTCGTTTCAGACCATTTCTTACACAAATAGGGGTTAAAGGGCTATTTAGACTAACAACTGACCATAATAATAAGTTTATAAAGTTAGAAGCTCTGTAA
- a CDS encoding ABC transporter ATP-binding protein produces MKNSNDTISRSWLIKQVKKHKSKLLFANVIAILATLVSVPIPLLMPLMVDEVLLNKPASGLDMMNMLLPTSMQTPTGYIALTLLLVILMRSVSQALNILQGRQFTLVSKTVTYHMRSKMIEKLGRISIRQYETKGSGGINAHLITDIETIDKFIGSTLSKFIVSFLTVIGTAGVLLWLEWRLGLFILLVNPIVIYFSRKLGSKVKHLKKRENQSFEHFQNRLVETLDGIYQLRAANKERIFLDELKAQANQVRIDADKYAWQSEAAGRVSFLLFLLGFELFRAVAMLMVLFSDLTIGQIFAVFGYLWFMLGPVQELLGIQFSWYSAKAALKRINDLLLLEEEYRPISKVNPFTSNKEVDVSIENVTFSYNLENTVLNDLSLEIPAGKKVALVGASGGGKSTLIQLLIGVYQADSGNIRFNGETTEDISFDIIRNQIAVVLQQPILFNDTLRHNLTLGEDYDEMALWRALEVSQMQDVITQLSDGLDTQIGRSGVRLSGGQRQRLAIARMVLSNPKFVILDEATSALDTATEAALHKALSEFLKDRTTLIVAHRLSAVKQADLIYVLEDGQVTQTGTHGELVEQQGLYQTLYGSVQSHA; encoded by the coding sequence ATGAAAAATTCAAATGACACTATTAGCCGTTCTTGGCTAATAAAACAAGTAAAAAAGCACAAGTCCAAATTACTGTTTGCTAACGTAATCGCTATTCTTGCGACACTAGTTAGTGTCCCTATCCCTCTATTAATGCCTTTAATGGTTGATGAAGTGCTCTTAAACAAGCCTGCTTCTGGGTTAGACATGATGAACATGCTACTACCCACTTCCATGCAAACCCCTACTGGCTATATTGCACTTACCCTACTTCTAGTTATTTTAATGCGCTCAGTCAGCCAAGCATTAAATATTCTACAAGGGCGCCAATTCACTCTCGTATCTAAAACAGTGACCTATCATATGCGCAGCAAAATGATAGAAAAGCTGGGACGGATCAGTATTCGACAATATGAGACCAAAGGCAGCGGCGGTATCAATGCTCATTTAATTACGGATATAGAGACCATTGATAAATTCATTGGTTCAACGCTTTCTAAGTTCATTGTCAGTTTTCTTACTGTAATAGGTACAGCTGGCGTGCTGCTTTGGCTTGAATGGCGACTAGGGCTTTTCATTTTACTTGTTAACCCCATTGTTATTTACTTTTCAAGAAAGCTAGGCAGTAAGGTTAAGCACCTAAAGAAACGTGAGAACCAATCATTTGAGCATTTTCAAAATCGTTTAGTTGAAACGTTAGACGGCATTTACCAACTAAGAGCCGCGAATAAAGAAAGAATTTTTTTAGACGAATTAAAAGCGCAAGCTAATCAGGTTCGTATAGATGCTGATAAATATGCTTGGCAATCGGAAGCGGCAGGCCGAGTTTCATTCCTTCTCTTTTTATTGGGTTTCGAACTTTTTAGAGCTGTTGCTATGCTGATGGTGTTATTCAGCGACTTAACTATCGGTCAAATCTTCGCTGTCTTTGGCTATCTATGGTTTATGTTAGGTCCTGTACAAGAGTTATTAGGTATTCAATTCTCTTGGTATAGCGCTAAGGCAGCCTTGAAACGAATCAATGACCTTTTACTACTTGAGGAAGAGTACCGACCAATTAGTAAGGTCAACCCGTTTACTTCTAATAAAGAAGTTGACGTCTCCATAGAAAACGTTACATTCTCTTACAATTTAGAAAACACTGTTTTAAATGATTTATCGCTGGAAATACCCGCAGGGAAGAAAGTCGCACTTGTTGGTGCCAGTGGTGGTGGTAAATCTACGTTGATACAGCTTTTGATTGGTGTCTACCAAGCAGATTCCGGTAATATTCGTTTCAATGGTGAGACGACAGAAGACATCAGCTTCGACATAATAAGAAATCAAATAGCAGTTGTATTACAACAACCTATACTCTTTAACGACACCTTAAGGCATAATCTGACTCTTGGTGAAGACTACGACGAAATGGCTTTATGGCGTGCACTTGAAGTATCACAAATGCAAGATGTCATTACTCAGCTAAGTGATGGGTTAGATACTCAGATTGGTCGTAGTGGTGTTCGCTTATCAGGCGGGCAAAGACAAAGGTTAGCTATTGCTAGAATGGTGCTCAGTAACCCGAAGTTTGTTATTCTTGATGAAGCAACGTCGGCTTTAGACACCGCAACAGAAGCCGCTCTTCATAAAGCATTAAGTGAGTTTCTTAAAGATAGAACAACGCTCATTGTTGCTCATAGACTTTCAGCCGTGAAGCAAGCTGATTTAATATATGTATTGGAAGATGGGCAAGTTACCCAAACAGGAACACATGGCGAACTGGTTGAACAACAAGGTCTCTATCAAACACTTTATGGGAGTGTACAGTCGCACGCCTAG